A single window of Coturnix japonica isolate 7356 chromosome 17, Coturnix japonica 2.1, whole genome shotgun sequence DNA harbors:
- the BARHL1 gene encoding barH-like 1 homeobox protein: MEGSTGFGIDSILSHRAGSPAVPKADPLVGDGRSPLELSPRSEGSSGCPSPRSPEAAVRPGLDAHLQPGQLSAPSQSRTVTSSFLIRDILADCKPLAACAPYSSTNGPHGGQEAAGRIPTKPGEDFREKMEKTTSSSSSDSEYKVKEEGDREISSSRDSPPVRLKKPRKARTAFTDHQLAQLERSFERQKYLSVQDRMELAASLNLTDTQVKTWYQNRRTKWKRQTAVGLELLAEAGNYSALQRMFPSPYFYPQSLVSNLDPGAALYLYRGPSAPPPALQRPLVPRILIHGLQGGSEPPPPLPPLPGVLPRAAQPR; the protein is encoded by the exons ATGGAGGGCTCCACCGGCTTCGGGATCGACTCCATCCTCTCGCACCGAGCCGGCAGCCCGGCCGTGCCCAAAGCGGACCCGCTGGTGGGAGACGGCCGCTCCCCGCTGGAGCTGAGCCCCCGCTCGGAGGGCAGCAGCGGGTGCCCCTCTCCGCGTTCCCCGGAGGCGGCGGTGAGACCGGGCCTGGACGCGCACCTGCAGCCGGGGCAGCTCTCGGCTCCATCCCAGTCCCGAACCGTCACCTCCTCGTTCCTCATCAGAGACATCCTGGCCGACTGCAAACCCCTGGCCGCCTGCGCCCCTTACTCCAGCACCAATGGACCTCACGGCGGGCAGGAGGCGGCGGGCAGGATCCCCACCAAACCCGGCGAGGACTTtagggagaaaatggaaaaaaccaccagcagctcctcctcgGACTCCGAGTACAAAG TGAAAGAAGAAGGAGACCGGGAGATCTCCAGTTCCCGGGACAGCCCCCCGGTGAGGCTGAAAAAGCCTCGCAAAGCCCGCACCGCCTTCACCGACCACCAGCTGGCCCAGCTGGAGCGCAGCTTCGAGAGGCAGAAATACCTGAGCGTTCAGGACAGGATGGAGTTGGCCGCCTCCCTCAACCTCACCGACACGCAGGTGAAAACGTGGTACCAGAACAGAAG GACCAAATGGAAAAGGCAGACGGCGGTgggcctggagctgctggccgAGGCTGGCAACTactcagccctgcagaggaTGTTCCCCTCGCCCTACTTCTACCCGCAAAGTTTGGTCTCCAACCTGGACCCTGGCGCTGCCCTCTACCTGTACCGCGGACCCAGCGCTCCGCCCCCGGCCCTACAGAGACCTTTGGTGCCCCGCATCCTCATCCACGGACTGCAGGGCGGCAGCgagccccccccacccctacCCCCGCTGCCGGGTGTTCTGCCCCGGGCCGCGCAGCCCCGGTGA